A genomic window from Montipora capricornis isolate CH-2021 chromosome 8, ASM3666992v2, whole genome shotgun sequence includes:
- the LOC138060815 gene encoding Krueppel-like factor 5 encodes MLIACTSFDNLFTGQDGVMYQNSCQSEGNLITAGIYSLLIPTREEEIQQILREMDSCLSSSSPATSPVETSPHPSQNKLLDMIIGKKNCRFPETGITMGMCTVAESASFPALNLRHQLPQVTMLATTPSSVHTTSNDDAAYGCNLSTHAQTVQPVSDNKELELHHAFLCDFPGCKKRCYTKSSYLGTDRRIYTGKKPFLCPWKNCGWCFRRSDELKRHYRRHTGEKPYVCPLCGRSFSRSDHRSSHIKKIHPLM; translated from the exons ATGCTTATAGCTTGTACAAGTTTCGATAACTTGTTTACAGGACAAGACGGTGTCATGTACCAAAACTCGTGTCAGAGCGAAGGAAATCTGATAACGGCCGGCATCTATTCGCTGCTAATACCCACCAGGGAGGAAGAAATTCAACAG ATCCTTCGTGAGATGGATAGCTGTCTGAGTTCATCTTCTCCTGCAACGTCACCGGTGGAAACCTCGCCGCATCCTTCCCAAAACAAACTTCTAGACATGATCATAGGAAAGAAAAACTGCCGCTTTCCAGAGACAGGAATAACGATGGGAATGTGTACTGTTGCAGAGTCGGCGTCTTTTCCAGCTCTAAATCTAAGACACCAGTTGCCACAGGTAACTATGCTTGCAACAACGCCGTCTTCTGTCCACACGACATCGAACGATGATGCAGCATATGGATGTAATTTGAGTACACATGCACAAACAGTCCAACCTGTTTCCGATAACAAAGAACTGGAACTACATCATGCCTTTCTCTGTGATTTCCCTGGCTGTAAAAAGCGTTGTTACACCAAAAGCTCTTATCTCGGAACTGACAGGCGGATTTATACGGGTAAAAAACCTTTCCTGTGTCCTTGGAAAAACTGTGGGTGGTGTTTCCGACGTTCAGATGAACTCAAGCGCCACTATCGAagacatactggagaaaagccgtACGTATGTCCTCTTTGTGGAAGATCTTTTAGTCGTTCAGATCACCGATCTTCTCATATCAAAAAAATACACCCATTAATGTAG